aacaaagtatttgCTCATTGTATATTCCTTGAGTAAGCAAAAGCTACACCCCAATGGCATTAGCAAAGCTCGggagaatgaaataaaacttttgttGGATGTCTGCAATGTTACTTTTAGTTGGGCTcttagagaaatattttaataagagcatttaaaaaaattagctttaggcctgacctgtggtggcgcagtgggataaagcgtcaacctggaacactgaggttgccggttcgaaaccctaggcttgcctggtcaaggcacatatgggagttgatgcttcctgctcctcccctttctctctctctctttctctaaaaatcaataaataaaatatttttaaaaattagctttatttttttaaattgattttagagagggggaagagaaagagaaacaatttgctgttccacttacttatgcacttatcagttgtttcctgtatgtgccctgactggggattgaatccacagccttggtgtatctggacaatgttttgttgcaaccagagccattctagcgcctgaggtagaggccatagagccatcctcagcgcccgggccaactttgctccaatggagccttggctgcgggaggggaagagagagacagagaggaaggagggggaggggtggagaagcaaatgggcgcttctcctgtgtgccctggcagggaatcgaacccgggactcctccacaccaggccgacactctaccactgagccaaccagccagggcctggacaatgttttaaccaactgacctatctggccagggcagtaagcacattttgaatttacttttcttttaaagccaTATTAATCTCTACAAAAGGTAAAATTGCTTGCCTATATTACTTTTGAAGAATTTAAGTgggaaaaagttatttaaatacaatggtttatttaactaattttcttcattttggttTGTGATAAAATAATCTGGTGAGCCTTCCATCCCCACCCCTTCAAGACACCCCCAGCCCCCTGTTTCTGAAACTATCAGGTGGTTCAGGAAttcaaatgggggggggggggatagaatCCAACAACATCCTGAAATGATGGTCAGTTGTGGTTTGGTATTAAGTGACTATGAATTCTACCTTCAAAAACAGGACCCTTTTTCAGATAAGCTGCCTTCCTTATCCATAAGTTGCATATCCTTTATAGgtaatttgttttgtttcgttttttttttaacctagaatTGAGACAGCAATCTCTGCTGCAAGGAGCCCTGCACAGCCAAGTATCTGGGGTGTCCCAGAGCCCTGGGAGTCGCCGTCCAGAATGCAATGCCCAGGTGCTCCAGGTTCTCAAAGCTCTCTCTGAAAAGCCTCTCCAAAACTGCCATCCTTGATTGAGCAAGATCCCTCAGAGAACGTCCCAGGACCGGAGGCAATGTCACCCAAAACTGGGGAAACGGGAAGCGGCCGATGACCGGCCTTTGCCCTGACTGAGGGTGGACAGCCCGGAGGCGGCCGCGGATGCAGGGATGCCGCCCGGAGATGCGCTGCGGGCGGGGGTCCCCGCAGAGCTTTGCCGCGGGTCGAGTCGGGGCACCGGCGGGCGCGACCCGTCCCAGGGCCGCGGGGCCGCAGGGCCGCGGGAAGCCCTGAGGATGCTGACCTCAACCCCTTCTTTAAAAATAGCTCCGAGACCGCGGCTCACGTGAGCGGCCCCGCTTCCCCTCCATCGGCCCGGGGTCCCGGAGGGGAAGGGCGGCGTCCCCGAGCCGCGGCGACAGGTGGGACCCGGCCTGGGTGAGCGACGCCGTGGACGAGGGCGCGCTGGAGGGGTCGCGGCCGGACCGGCGAGCAGGCCGTGCTCACCTTCTTCACCGACAGCGAGATGTTCTCCAGGATCCGGTCCTTCACCTCCCGCGGCTCCatgtcgccgccgccgccgccgccgccccgccgccgccgcttcCCGCGCCGGGGGCCCGGGGCCGCCGCCAACCGCTGCGGGCGGCCGTGCGGGGGCTCCGTCGTGCCGGCCGCGGGGCCCGGCGCCCGCTGCCCGGCCGTCGCCTCGCCCGGGGCCTCGCTCCGCCGCGGCCCGGCGGCTCCCGAGCGCGGCCGGCGGGGAAGGAGGCCGCGGCTGTgcgcggcagcggcggcggaACTGATGTCAGGCGGGGCGGCGCCTGGGCCGGCGGCGGGGACGCCCGCGCTGGGGATCCCGCGACCCCGCGGACCTCgcgccccgccccccagcccacAGACCGCGGGGACCCCGCGGACCTCGTGCTCTTTGCCCCCCTCAGTCCACAGACCCCGGGGACCC
The Saccopteryx bilineata isolate mSacBil1 chromosome 3, mSacBil1_pri_phased_curated, whole genome shotgun sequence DNA segment above includes these coding regions:
- the LOC136330082 gene encoding testis-specific basic protein Y 1-like, whose product is MSPPPPPPPRRRRFPRRGPGAAANRCGRPCGGSVVPAAGPGARCPAVASPGASLRRGPAAPERGRRGRRPRLCAAAAAELMSGGAAPGPAAGTPALGIPRPRGPRAPPPSPQTAGTPRTSCSLPPSVHRPRGPRGPRALRPPQSTDPRDHTDLDEP